A region of the Methanobrevibacter sp. genome:
GGTGAACATATTGTAACTGATTTTACACAACGTGCAAAAACAGACCAGTCTCTTAAAGGAATTAAAAAGAGATATAAAGAAAATCCAGAGGAAGCTTTGCAGTTGGCTGATGAGATAATCAAAAACACTTATAGGACATTGATGACCCGTGGAATGAAAGGATGTTATGTTTACTGTGAAGATATGATGCTTCAGGCTTATTTAAAAGAGAAATCGGATTTCAGTTCTTAATAATATTCATAAAGATGTTATAAATGGGATTTTTGTCGAAAAAGTCAGATAAGGAAAATTTGGTCGTGATAAGTTTTTTCGACCTCAACAAATAATTATGAATACTTTTTACTTTCCAGATTAATCTTTTAGTTACATTTTGATTCAATCACTCGATTAAAAATTATACTAAAACTTCAAGTGAAAGTCACACAGGTTTTTGCAGTTGAAGTTGGTGGTGTGTCTTTGAGATTATATTAATTCCAATAATTTCTGAAACTATCAAATTAATAAAATTATCAACAGATTTATTTCGTAGAAAAATTGTTTCATTTAAAGTAAATTTTACCCTTTCTCCATCTTGTATATGTTTTGATACTTTCAATGAACGTTTTAAATTTTTTAGGATAATATTTTAAAATTAATTAAATTCATTTCATTGCTTTATTTTTCCATATACTAGTTTATTCTAAATTTTTAACTAATTCATTTCCTTTATCAGTTAACCTGTACAATTTACCTTTTCTTACTTCTGGATTAATGCATTCAACAAGTTCATGTTCTTTTAATTCACTTAAAACTTTTGAAACATGATTTGTTCTAATATCTGTATCTTTTGCAATCTGAGAAGGTATCTTTACTTGCCCATCCAAAGATTTCATTGCTTCGGTTCTATACTTTGAGATTTTCACATAGCTGATTTCTATTAACATTTCATCTGATAATTCCATACTATCACTTATGAACTTCTTACATAATAAATTATATTATAACTATTATATTTGAATAGATTAAGTAATTAACTAGGAATTACAAAATTATATATAAATATTGGTTTAATGATGTTATCTTAAATCAAGAAAATAATATTGGTATGAATCGCATAATATTTCTTATTTGAGGAGATTAGAAATGGATAAGAAGTTATCGTATATCTGTATCGGTCTATTAGTTATTATCATTGTTTTAGAGGGTGGTTTAGTATTTAGCAGCATCCACTGGGATAATAATGATTATGATGATAATAATTTTAGACAAGTAATAGTTGACAGCAATCATGATGATGTAGATGAAGTAGATGATAATCAGGATACAACCGCAAGTTCTTCTGATGATTCTCAACCCAGCAGTTCGGGGCATACTTATGTTGGTAGTGTAAAATCTGATAAATTCCATGAACTGTCTTGTCCTCATGTTAAAAAGATTAAAGAAGCAAATAAGATTACATTTTCAAGTAGGCAAGATGCCCTTGATGCGGGTTATACTCCTTGTCGTACTTGCAATCCATAAAATAATATGAAAAATTTAGAAACTCAAAAATCATGAGTAAATAAAGTAATAAAACTTGAAGTGAAGCTTATCTTGCAATGTTTTAATTTGATGATTAAAATATATTAAGGAGATTAATATAGGCAGTAGCAAATCATAAGCTTTAAAAAAAGTTTGTTTGATGAAGACGAGTTGCAAATATTTAAGGTGATAAAAGATGATAACATGCAACGTATGCGGATGTCTAAACAGCCCTTCAAACAGGGTGTGCAGAGAGTGCGGTTCTGACCTCTCAGACAGCCCTGACTGGGATGTATATGACGACGATGAGTTCGATGACGACAACCTGAACTTTGATGATGCCGAAGAGCTGGGCTATGTTGACCCGGATTTCTACGAGTAGGTGATTAAATGATAGAATGCAAGGTATGCGGCTTTGAGATTGATGAGGACGATGTCTTTTATGAGTGTCCCTTTTGCGGAAGGGAGATAGACAATGACGGACTTTGGAGTTGTGAAAACTGCGATTCCATCCTGGACTGGGAGGGTGATGAATGGATATGCCCGTATTGCAGTAACCAGGGCGATGATGAAGAGGAAGATGATGATGAGCAAACATGCCCTTCATGTGGCTCTTCAGACTACGAAGACGGCTATTGCTATGAGTGCGGATATCCAAGCAACCTGGGATGGGTCGGAGAGCAGGACTGAGATGGACTGCTTCACATGAAAGGAGGCATGAGCCATGGGACTGAACGACCAAAAGGTAATAAAGGTGAATGGAAAGCTGAAGATTATTGATGAGAGAACCAATGA
Encoded here:
- a CDS encoding winged helix-turn-helix domain-containing protein, with amino-acid sequence MELSDEMLIEISYVKISKYRTEAMKSLDGQVKIPSQIAKDTDIRTNHVSKVLSELKEHELVECINPEVRKGKLYRLTDKGNELVKNLE
- a CDS encoding Ada metal-binding domain-containing protein: MDKKLSYICIGLLVIIIVLEGGLVFSSIHWDNNDYDDNNFRQVIVDSNHDDVDEVDDNQDTTASSSDDSQPSSSGHTYVGSVKSDKFHELSCPHVKKIKEANKITFSSRQDALDAGYTPCRTCNP